The following proteins come from a genomic window of Euryarchaeota archaeon:
- the grpE gene encoding nucleotide exchange factor GrpE: MTRKEEPAPRPVEAGHAKTAAHGKAQGKETSPSSKAKAGRGKEELESLRKRLENETRRVEELQTSLVRLQADFENYRKRSAKEKAENQRFANEKLILDVVDILANFERAVEASSGNDSLHEGIGLILKQFRNLLAREGVERIEAEGARFDPNLHEAVMREETMSFEPGVVIQEFEKGWTLHGKVIRPAKVKVAARGEANG; the protein is encoded by the coding sequence GTGACCCGCAAGGAAGAACCCGCGCCGAGGCCCGTCGAGGCCGGACACGCGAAGACGGCCGCCCATGGAAAGGCCCAGGGCAAGGAGACATCGCCGTCTTCGAAGGCGAAGGCGGGCCGCGGGAAGGAAGAGTTGGAATCGTTGCGAAAGCGCCTCGAAAACGAGACGAGGCGCGTCGAGGAGTTGCAAACGAGTCTCGTGCGGCTCCAGGCCGATTTCGAGAACTATCGGAAACGATCGGCGAAGGAGAAGGCGGAGAACCAACGCTTCGCCAATGAGAAACTCATCCTCGATGTCGTCGACATACTCGCGAATTTCGAGCGGGCAGTCGAGGCCAGTTCTGGAAACGACAGCCTGCACGAAGGCATCGGACTGATCCTGAAGCAATTCCGGAACCTTCTCGCCCGGGAAGGAGTGGAACGCATCGAGGCCGAAGGGGCGAGGTTCGACCCGAACCTACACGAGGCGGTCATGCGCGAGGAGACGATGAGCTTCGAGCCCGGCGTCGTCATCCAGGAGTTCGAGAAGGGGTGGACGCTCCACGGCAAGGTCATAAGGCCCGCGAAGGTGAAGGTGGCGGCCCGGGGCGAAGCAAACGGATAG
- a CDS encoding endonuclease — MAGAILTQNTAWTNVERSISNLRAERALTPSAIAKSDVRRLKHLIRPSGFYNQKAPRLQGLARFLIDAGGVPSLKKRPTDDLRADLLSLDGVGPETADSILLYALRKDTFVVDAYTRRIFGRLGLEIGDHYEEVRGNFKAAVGADVRTSSEYHALLVVHAKRHCRAKPLCDSCPLARSCAYYATHRNAIPRAAPIR; from the coding sequence ATGGCGGGCGCGATACTCACCCAGAACACCGCTTGGACCAACGTGGAGCGCTCCATTTCGAATCTTCGGGCAGAGCGCGCTCTCACCCCATCCGCCATCGCGAAGTCGGACGTGCGGCGGCTGAAGCACCTCATCCGACCAAGCGGCTTCTACAACCAGAAGGCGCCACGGCTCCAAGGGCTCGCGCGCTTCCTCATCGACGCCGGCGGCGTGCCTTCGCTGAAGAAACGCCCGACCGACGACCTCCGCGCCGATCTCCTTTCTCTCGACGGCGTCGGTCCTGAGACCGCAGATTCCATCCTCCTCTACGCTCTTCGAAAAGACACGTTCGTCGTCGACGCGTACACGCGTCGGATATTCGGGCGGTTGGGCCTCGAAATCGGCGACCATTATGAGGAAGTGAGGGGGAATTTCAAGGCGGCGGTCGGCGCCGACGTCCGCACATCCTCGGAATACCACGCTCTCCTGGTCGTCCATGCCAAACGCCATTGCCGGGCCAAGCCCCTATGCGACTCCTGCCCACTCGCGCGTTCCTGCGCGTACTACGCGACCCACCGCAACGCTATTCCCCGGGCTGCTCCTATTCGATGA
- a CDS encoding zinc ribbon domain-containing protein, producing the protein MTVRCPTCSTPNQDANNYCVACGRSLTDQIRAPPVPGKPAAEVRCASCGTANVAANVFCVQCGKLLKPLGPTATGSNATYVPQPPVGGQAPYGGQQPSYIPKSEPWMIGPGGLPETKTRPLGVTILAVLDGIGGGLLLFAGLVFLVLGAAAERFLGPDTDPQLFQAIGGALGVVLLLLGLAYAGLGWGLWKGRGWAWIVTIAFQAIGIVYNLVTIRASAGAGVFGLILNGVIIWYFLRPHVKHYFGQGPPPVTRPTIVAEPQQPPRF; encoded by the coding sequence ATGACCGTGCGATGCCCGACGTGTTCGACCCCGAACCAGGACGCGAACAACTACTGCGTCGCGTGCGGAAGGTCGCTCACTGACCAAATCCGTGCGCCTCCCGTTCCCGGCAAGCCAGCGGCCGAGGTGCGATGCGCGTCATGCGGGACCGCCAACGTGGCCGCCAACGTCTTCTGCGTCCAATGTGGAAAACTACTGAAGCCGCTCGGGCCGACGGCGACGGGGAGCAACGCAACTTACGTGCCTCAACCACCGGTCGGAGGCCAAGCGCCTTATGGAGGCCAGCAACCGTCGTACATCCCGAAGTCAGAGCCCTGGATGATCGGGCCCGGTGGGTTGCCCGAGACGAAAACGCGTCCCCTGGGCGTGACTATCCTGGCGGTTCTCGACGGCATCGGGGGTGGGCTTCTTCTCTTTGCAGGCCTCGTCTTCCTCGTCCTCGGCGCGGCCGCGGAACGCTTCCTTGGGCCCGACACGGACCCCCAATTGTTCCAAGCGATCGGCGGGGCGCTTGGCGTCGTTTTGTTGCTCTTGGGCCTTGCATACGCGGGGCTTGGATGGGGGCTTTGGAAGGGCAGGGGGTGGGCGTGGATAGTCACCATCGCCTTCCAGGCGATCGGTATCGTTTACAATCTGGTGACCATCCGCGCGTCGGCCGGGGCCGGCGTGTTCGGGCTCATCCTGAACGGCGTCATCATCTGGTATTTCCTGCGGCCGCACGTGAAACACTATTTTGGCCAGGGGCCGCCGCCGGTGACGCGACCGACGATCGTCGCGGAACCGCAACAACCGCCACGCTTCTAG
- a CDS encoding protein kinase, which translates to MTQKERPMGVTILAVVYGIPAAVFALLAIGSLLFFGLISGLLPADYRSFANGLGVAATVLFAILAVPFYFIAAGLWKGRQWAQGIAILVAGLYAVGGLVDLGLEDIVVSTLPGALIIWYLLRPDVKAFFATAKNVTVALPAAESAANPPTTRPTNSAPPYALNAAVAAPAVAQTKSYRDRFKIERELGSGGFGKAMLAKDVVLDRKVVLKQPLTSWLAGGEKIKKRFLQEARLAARVHHPNVVSVYEVITDEEPPVLVMEYVQGGSLEDVLDARNRLTPEEASRLCVDVLAGLEQIHAAGIVHRDLKPANVLLTTNGVAKVTDFGIAQVEPEAGSATVTASTMALSGTVLYMSPEQARGDPVDTRTDIYAMGAILYRMLTGDHYVSLDGQSDFKARQTIQDALPRLPADGIPWQYEGVVRTALSKAAGDRFQTAAAMREALLTAQKA; encoded by the coding sequence GTGACGCAGAAAGAGAGGCCGATGGGCGTTACCATCCTCGCGGTGGTTTACGGCATCCCCGCCGCCGTTTTCGCCCTCCTCGCCATCGGCAGCCTCCTATTCTTCGGCCTCATCTCAGGCCTCCTCCCAGCGGATTACCGATCCTTCGCCAACGGGCTCGGTGTCGCAGCTACCGTCCTTTTCGCGATCCTCGCCGTTCCCTTCTACTTCATAGCCGCCGGCCTGTGGAAGGGAAGGCAATGGGCGCAAGGCATCGCGATCCTCGTAGCAGGTCTCTACGCGGTCGGCGGCCTTGTCGACCTTGGTCTCGAAGACATCGTGGTCTCGACTTTGCCAGGCGCTTTGATCATCTGGTATCTCCTGCGGCCGGACGTCAAAGCGTTCTTTGCGACGGCGAAGAACGTGACCGTCGCCCTTCCCGCGGCAGAATCGGCCGCGAACCCCCCAACGACCCGCCCCACGAATTCGGCGCCGCCGTACGCCTTGAACGCCGCTGTGGCTGCCCCGGCAGTTGCCCAGACGAAGAGCTATCGCGACCGCTTCAAGATCGAACGCGAACTCGGCTCAGGGGGTTTTGGCAAAGCGATGCTCGCCAAAGACGTGGTCCTCGACCGCAAGGTCGTCCTCAAGCAGCCCCTTACATCGTGGCTTGCCGGGGGCGAGAAGATCAAGAAGCGGTTCCTCCAAGAGGCGCGCCTTGCCGCCCGCGTCCACCACCCGAACGTCGTGAGCGTCTACGAGGTCATCACGGACGAAGAGCCGCCGGTCCTCGTCATGGAGTACGTCCAAGGCGGGAGCCTTGAGGACGTGCTAGATGCGCGCAATCGCTTGACGCCGGAAGAGGCATCGCGGCTTTGTGTCGACGTTCTCGCTGGTCTTGAGCAGATTCACGCGGCAGGGATCGTGCATCGAGACCTCAAGCCCGCGAACGTCCTCCTCACGACGAACGGTGTAGCGAAGGTCACGGACTTTGGAATCGCCCAGGTCGAACCTGAGGCGGGAAGCGCGACGGTTACGGCGAGCACGATGGCTCTTTCGGGCACCGTCCTTTACATGAGCCCCGAGCAGGCGCGAGGCGACCCGGTGGACACGCGCACGGACATCTACGCGATGGGCGCGATCCTTTATCGCATGCTCACCGGCGACCATTACGTCTCCCTCGACGGGCAATCCGATTTCAAGGCGCGACAGACAATCCAAGACGCCCTGCCGAGGCTGCCAGCCGACGGGATACCATGGCAATACGAGGGTGTCGTGAGGACGGCTTTGTCGAAGGCGGCCGGCGACAGATTCCAGACTGCCGCCGCGATGAGGGAAGCGCTCCTTACGGCCCAGAAGGCCTGA
- a CDS encoding methylase codes for MRSRISLLIPGSLTEGVADKRAKTLKIGQIGRAAAIFGVEEVVVYDEASLNDGRFIEKVLAYQATAPYLRKRLFALSEELEFAGLLPPLNTQAHLAGHRATPGEYREAVGVRGGVEAGLERAANLRGAAPSGRFFVKVVEASSVGVIVEQVPSGEWAGFTTRRAKDLGEALSGFKLKIGTSRLGLDVREGFKDFPAGRTAIAFGPPSKGLEEILTTERRDLSTFDLYLNTVPGQRTQTVRTEEAVLATLSVLNLHAPRG; via the coding sequence GTGCGCTCGCGTATTTCGCTGCTCATCCCCGGCAGCCTCACGGAAGGCGTCGCTGACAAACGCGCGAAGACTTTGAAGATCGGCCAGATCGGTCGCGCGGCGGCGATATTCGGGGTCGAGGAGGTCGTGGTCTATGACGAGGCGTCGTTGAACGACGGCCGCTTCATCGAGAAGGTCCTAGCTTACCAAGCGACCGCGCCGTACTTGCGGAAGCGTCTTTTCGCGCTCTCCGAAGAATTGGAGTTCGCTGGCCTCTTGCCGCCGCTCAACACGCAAGCGCACCTCGCAGGACACCGAGCCACACCCGGGGAATATCGCGAGGCGGTAGGTGTGCGTGGCGGTGTCGAGGCTGGCCTCGAACGGGCCGCGAATCTTCGTGGCGCCGCGCCTTCAGGGCGGTTCTTTGTCAAGGTCGTGGAGGCGTCGTCCGTCGGCGTGATCGTCGAACAGGTTCCGTCAGGGGAATGGGCCGGCTTCACGACGAGGCGTGCAAAGGACTTGGGCGAGGCCTTGTCTGGTTTCAAGCTGAAGATCGGAACGTCAAGACTCGGGCTCGATGTACGCGAAGGGTTCAAGGATTTCCCGGCCGGGCGCACCGCCATCGCCTTCGGACCCCCTTCGAAAGGATTGGAGGAGATCTTGACCACAGAAAGGCGCGACCTCTCGACTTTCGACCTTTACCTGAACACAGTGCCTGGCCAGAGGACGCAGACGGTTCGGACAGAAGAAGCGGTGCTCGCGACCCTCTCTGTTCTCAACCTTCACGCGCCGCGAGGATGA
- the ltaE gene encoding low-specificity L-threonine aldolase, which produces MSPMDLRSDTVTKPTQAMREAMAAAEVGDDVMGEDPTVRRLEELAATKVGKEAAVFVPSGTMGNQVAVFTHTRRLGEAIVEAESHLYYYEAGGMSQLSGVQARPLKGTLGMLDLDELRAAIRPDEQHHPPTTLVSLENTHNRHGGAPLAVDYTKQVAEIAHSQKIPLHLDGARLFNAAIALKTEAKTLAAPADSVMFCVSKGLCAPVGSLLCGTTEFIGRARKTRKMFGGGMRQAGVIAAAGIVALETMVGRLADDHANAAVLARGIESVPGLRLAYPQRTNIVIFDVAGAGITSQALVDEARKDGVLVSPRTPTFIRAVTHHDVSRGDAQRASDVIRDRVKRLTDRAH; this is translated from the coding sequence ATGTCGCCCATGGACCTTCGTTCGGACACGGTGACCAAACCGACCCAGGCGATGCGCGAGGCGATGGCCGCGGCAGAGGTGGGCGACGACGTCATGGGCGAAGACCCGACCGTGAGACGTCTGGAGGAACTCGCGGCCACGAAGGTCGGAAAGGAGGCGGCCGTTTTCGTGCCGTCGGGCACCATGGGTAACCAGGTCGCCGTATTCACGCACACAAGACGTCTCGGGGAGGCGATAGTGGAGGCCGAGTCACACCTCTACTACTACGAGGCCGGCGGGATGTCGCAGCTTTCAGGCGTACAGGCCCGCCCGCTAAAGGGAACGCTCGGGATGCTCGACCTCGACGAGTTGAGGGCCGCGATCCGGCCGGACGAGCAGCACCATCCGCCGACTACCCTCGTGAGCCTGGAGAACACGCACAACCGGCACGGCGGCGCGCCGCTCGCGGTCGATTACACGAAGCAAGTGGCAGAGATCGCGCACTCACAGAAGATTCCCCTGCATCTCGACGGCGCGAGGCTGTTCAACGCCGCGATCGCTCTCAAGACGGAGGCGAAGACGCTCGCGGCACCGGCGGACTCCGTGATGTTCTGCGTCTCCAAGGGGCTTTGCGCACCCGTAGGTTCGCTCCTTTGTGGAACCACCGAGTTCATCGGCCGCGCCCGCAAGACCCGGAAGATGTTCGGTGGCGGGATGCGCCAAGCCGGCGTCATCGCGGCGGCCGGGATCGTTGCGCTCGAAACGATGGTCGGTCGGCTCGCGGACGACCATGCGAACGCGGCGGTCCTTGCGCGGGGCATCGAATCCGTTCCCGGCCTTCGACTTGCCTACCCCCAGCGCACGAACATAGTGATCTTCGACGTGGCCGGGGCCGGGATCACCTCGCAGGCCCTCGTCGACGAAGCCCGTAAGGACGGCGTCCTTGTCTCGCCGAGGACCCCTACTTTCATCAGGGCCGTGACGCACCACGACGTGTCCCGTGGGGACGCTCAAAGGGCGTCGGACGTGATCCGCGATCGCGTGAAGCGATTGACCGATCGCGCCCATTGA